aatttaccatttttcCAATTGGCACAATGATTACATTCATGAAATACactattaataaaagataggATGTAAATAAATCGAGGCAAGTGAGTTtctaaaaacttaaaaaactTGATGAATATAAGTTTATGCTCTTTCAAAATCAATCAACTCAGAACGTATTCGAAATTAATTTGAGTCTAGATAGTAAAGTTAATTTTTCTACAGCATTTCAAactatttaatcttttttatattaattaattattgcctatgtaattattaatatctatataaaatcttatagttataaatattcattttatataatgagCAAAAACACTATTTCAGAAATTATAAACATAGAAGTATTTATATGAGTGATTTTTACacaaattataattacaaaGGATTTCATTATGTCTTATggtgaattaaattaatacaaGCATTTAATTTGCTTTAATGGTTAGACATTAGATAATACCCTTATCAAGTTCTACTTCTACGGAAAACATCCCTTCCACATTATTTTTGCATCctttcaacaaaattatgcattttttttaccaattttatttatttttatatcttttatacgGCAGTTTCAACTGTTCATTTTATATACTATTGGCAACTGTTGGttctatatattttgatttttatttgtacattttttgcctaatttctttttgttttgaatagtttcttttataatcttttttgtCGATTCTTCTTCTCCtacaacaaattaaatatatatcaaagatatacaaaataaatattaaaatatataaaatgacattaaaaaataatttcaaagatTAACTATGTATATCAATTGTTATCAAATagatactaaatatataatactgAACATCTACTAAATAGCTTAAGACacaatttatgaaaataaataccaaatttataaaaatatatattaatttataaaattcgtATACCTGacatatattttcataaaaatataaagtaagaaaaaaaagctaaaaagtatatttataattgttttttaACCATGATTAGacttatttcttttgtatatAATTACGTAAACTTCCCTATATTTTAAAGGTTGAGCTCAATTAAACACACGACTTAAATCCAAATAAAATGACATAAAATTTGAAGGCAGATTGCAATTAAACAACTCAAGAGGCACAAGGCCCAGGTGATGTGAAATGGGTTTGGAActgaaaaaggaaaacaagaaaaaacaaagatagGGAGCGGGCTTGATAGTGCATTCATTATCTGGATGTAGCAGTTTTGGTTTGggtatttcttgttttttgtttttaaggTCCGGTTGAGGCCCGGCTGAATTTTGATTGGTTACTGCAAACAAGATCTGATTGGTCGAGCCTAAGAATGATAcacaaaagaaatcaatttggaccacATATATCATATGGCCCGTGATTAGTTCCAGGTACAGCCCACAAGGACGGTCAATAAAACCAGTctataaatattcaaaaatgttaaatatatatagataaatataaaaattttgcaGGGGGCGTATCACATGGGATAACAGTGACATGATTGAAGAGAGATACGAGGAGGAGAGTACCTGATCTCATTTCTGAGTAGCTTCAGTTCCTTTCTTTACTAATTACTTCCCTTCTCTTGTCTTCGGTCACCAAAGatgcataaataaaataataatatatacctGATGATATACATACTTACATGTTACTTGTATCATATTTGGCGTGATAAGGTGGCAAAGCTACAgccaaatattattataatatagtaTTATATGAATGAATGAAAGCGATAACCCAAAATATTCACAGCTGTAATAAAATGTCAGTTTGTGGTGAActtgtctctctctctctctcaatatCTGTTATGGAATTTCAtggtgtttttcttttgctgtttcgggtctttcttgtttttttatctttctatcTTTACATCCTCTAAGCTAACAGACCCTAATACACTACTATTTCCCttccttttctctctttcttctattattattattattgtatgaTCTATCATTGTTGCTTTGGTTTCTTTGAGGCTCAAGGACCAAGGTTTTAGCTTCTTTGCCTCCTTGgagtttctttttctactttCTTCTCTACCCTGTCCCTGCACTTCCCATTTGTCCTTCTTCGTTCCATCACCTCAAGAATTCAGAGTTTTgagatatatataattttggaGTTATAGAGGTTTATGTATGTCTCATTCAATCActgattttcttcttctattacGACGCACTttccataattttatatgttaatcaTCATTCTcttcttatatataatttcgcttctcttctctttcgtTTTCACTTCTTTCTTCTCTACAGAGTTTGAACTTCAAACTTTTCCATATTGCACCTTCACTTCTACTTTTGAGAATGGGTTGTAGCGACTGTACTCATCACAGTTTTTTACTGTGTCAAAGACTTGGCTATGTTACTATTTCCTTCATGTTTCTCTTGATTTCCAGCTCAACCCAAGTTAGATTCAAGGCAGAAGGTAAATGGGTAGCCTTTGAATTGTGGAGTTTCTGGACTTGAAACCCCAAAATATGTTACCTTTTGCAAGCTTTAAGTGAGATTTTTTGTTTCTGGTTTTTGTATTGCAGGTAGAGCAACTCCAAAATCTGCTAGCTTTTCTCAGGTAAGCACTGATCACGTTTtccaattttttcttaaaaagactTCTCTGAATTCTATTAGATATTCTCTAATAGCAGTTAACAAGTCATGAAAATTGATTTGTTAAAGTGttggttaattatttattgatttgtttttgGGTTTAATTTTGAGTAGACagtaaatgaagaaaagaTGTTAATGAGATCTCAGATAGGGTCAAGGCCACCAAGATGTGAGAAAAGGTGCAGTACATGTGGGCATTGTGAGGCTATCCAAGTGCCAACAAATCCTCAAATTAATCACGGGAACAGAAACTACTCAAGTTCTACTTTCTCCAATGTTGCTTATGCAAGAGGAGATGATGCTTCCAACTATAAGCCAATGAGTTGGAAATGCAAATGTGGAGATTTAATCTTTAAcccttaattaaaaaattttgttgattattgtatttatattagGTACTTTAGGTGTTCACaacataatattattttgttattattattattgttttggtTGAAGAGAATGTacaatactaattatatttagagAAGATTTTCCGTCAATTTTTCCTGCTTTATTTGCCTAGTGTGCAAAAAACATGgttttaatttagaatatttattactCCCTTGTTGTTGCTATTCTCTTTTTTACTTATTCCCTGACATCTTTTGAGCTTGATTTTTAATCAGTCatgttttttcatttatttatacatattgaTCTGAAGTTGTCAAATGATCCTGCGATCTTTAATAAAATGTCCTTTAAATTTTACCAAATGATccaatgttttttttttttctcttcatatATGCGAGGAGTCTTTCTACATTAGTAGTGCAATgcaaattttaaatcaaaagtgGAGTATCTAATCTATAACAATTCCGAAGGAGAGGAACAAAGATTTTCATAAAGCTACCACATTTCACATCCCCCctcaagaaataaaataaaatacagtAAAAAGCAagttaaatagtaaataactaaaatatatgttCAAACAGTTGGCCCGATTCACTGGCAATAGACCCTTGTCCAATTGCCTGGTTTCGGGTGTGAATTCTTAGTATTTTCTTGACGTGCATGAAATCACATTGCTAGTATCAGTTTCTCAAACTTCCCCTAAATGGTGCTACAATAGCTTTGGCAGCTACCAACATAACTTGTACTAATGCGTTATCAGGTGTAATTGTGGGTGGCCTTCTTTCTTGTGAGTATGTctgattctttctttctttcttcttgttttgtaaaaagtttttctttatcGTTCTTTATGCGTACATGGATTCAGACACATTAATTATCAATTCAATGTTCTCATTTAATGTTACTCAACTATTGCATGCTAAATCATAATCATAGTGCTAGTATAACTTAGTGAACACCAGTTATAGAAAACAATGATTGATCCTGCATGGAGTTTAACTACTGAATTTTCTTCTGTAAACAAGAGAAAAGATTGTAATCATAATACGACGACCTGACCAGTCGGTTAAACGCAGAAACGCACAGGTACTTGTAAGTGTAGAGAAAAAATCCTTCCTTTCTCGGCCAACAAATACTCAATAAATGCACTGCTAACAGAAAGTGTGAAAGGATTgatgaaaaagagaaatcagTCAATCAAGTGATTAGAAGGATAGGCATGTCTACATATTAAACCTCTCCAATGATCCAGAAAATAATAGTTGGGTAGGGGTGTTGCTTAGGTTGGGACTTTCCCCTTTGGTTGatcttttttaatcttttctcaTATAGTCACTACCTACAAGAACTCCTGCCTGCATCCTCCTTGTTGACAGGACATAACAGGAGCAATAGGGTAACACAAAATCAATCAAGACGAAGAGTGAAAGTATAGTCCTACTGAATGACCACACTTCACAGAGGACATAAGAGTGAAAATGAAAGGGATGGGTTAAAAAACAGCAGAACAGTTCACTAGTCTATAGCCCCAAAGAGAAAGTCGGCTGTGTTTGTTCTGTGAAATGATGTATATCTTGCTCCACATGTATGCGTGATGGGTATGACGGTGCTAAGCTTTCGTATTGTTACCTGTGAAATATGCCTTCCTACTGCCAACTTGTATATTCaagaattatcttttttagacGTTGGGACGAGAACTGAACCACACATAATAGACCGACGAGTAAATTTAGTCTAACTTGGCTACTCCACAGGCCACACTATTGCACCTTAATTGGATAAAGGTGCGACACCGAGAGGCTAATTCATATTTAAGTTTCATAATTACTATGTgtattcaaataaaagaaagtacGGGTAGCAGTTAATAGGATTTGAGATGTGAAATTAGTATTTGTGATACATGGATAAAGTATATATGCGGATACCCActtaagaaaatagaaaaagagaataagATTAGTGTCAGTGTTACTAATGTAAATTCTATTTctttacttatttaatttatataacctTTTACAAATTTGTTGGGATCATATTGGTTTATGATTTATTTGCATAtcttttgatataatatatgtttgtATTAGTAAAttctcatattagatttatgatatattatattactattattcttatttgtAAGTTACAATGTCATGATGTGAAAGTTATGACTACCATGACTCATGAGTTAGGGCGTACCTTAGACGTCAGTTTCTTCTATCCAAATTGAAAAAGtcgttttaaaaaatatcaaaactaaaataacaaaaaatatttagtaccGAATcgaaaatattttactaatataatacGATGtcttaataataatcaaattagaattgtACCAAAATTCAATATATTGTTTCGATTAGAAttgaatcataaaattaattttattattaataaaatatgaatgaaattttatcctacatatataatttttttaaagagaaaatatatacatatatgataaactaatttattaaactgaCTAATTTgtcaaattaagaaattaaatcaatacaTTACGATACCATTTATGTTTGGTACAATTTCAATCTCTTACATTTTAAATAGGACCAAATTTGATACCATACATCGATTCTCCTTCGTGATAACCACACCGGATCTATTCATACTTAGCCTATTATGagtcttttaaatttataaaattttcaattgcttgcattttagaaataatatttttatcctcttaatataatattatgaaaCTTTTAGTTGTAAGACCTTTTTTTTTGAAACTTTCAGTTGTATCTACTGTGTAATATGCAATGTGGAGTTGCTCTTTTATAATTGATCTAGCAATAGAGATAGAAAATATTTGGATGAGATACCATGGATAGTGAAATATTAAACGAGTACATACTCATAGCAGTAAATAAGAGGGTCCGGTTGTATCCCTAATTAACTGTCACCTATATGGTGGTTGATACAAGCAACATTATTACGATATGATGAACAATCATTACCACCAAACTATTGCCTCTATCAACATTGTCAAACCTATCTACTGATTATATGTAGGCTCTGGgtctcttttaattaatatatatttacttacttttttcttctcaGTCATCCTACAACACTAAGATCAAGGATGATAAAGCTATTATCAAGATCAGAATCCTTTGCCAATAACTGAAAGAacctaaaaagaagaaaaaaaaaaagaaaggaaaaaaagaaaagcagtaCTGTTATGTGCTCAGATTAAAAGGACAAGCTTATGAACATCTAAATAAGCTCATCTTTTAACAACCTGAATCGAGGTAAGGCACCCCATTGTCACCTTCATCAACACTCGGGACTATACATAATTTGCGATTCATTGGGAAAAGATCAAATAAAACGTGGACACCACCATCACTACTTATTAGACCCCAATATATCAGTCACGTGTGCCCATAGaaaaacttttgaaaaaagaagaatgttGGTGCAAAGGTCAAGGCAGGACAGACTGAAAAAGCTGTTGTCTTCTAGCAAAAGTGAAAAACGGATTCTGATTCCCGATGTCTTTTGGACAATGTTTACTGTGCTGTATTCCAACAAACACAAAttggaagagaaaaaaagaaaaagaaaaagcgcAACTcatggacaaatatactatcCTGATCATCGCTTCAAGCAACAAGTTATCACACGATTcctatccttttttttttttttttctgatgtAAAAATAGTCTGATAGGGCATTTTCGTGGGCCATATTGCCTTTTAGAAAGGATAAGATGATCAGATTCTTGAAAAAACTAGGCTTGATGTGGAACAACACAAACCTAACAGGAGGGTGCTTGCAGTACTTGAAGCCAGTTGATTTTGCTTCTGCTTGTGCTGTCTTCTATGATCTTCTGATGGAACCTAAGAAAAAGCCATATATAccggaaagaaaaagaagctcgAACAAATTAATGAAGTTCAGATATGCTTTTTGAGCAGAACAAATTTTTGGATAAAGACGTAAGAAGAGGCTTCATTTATTTAGATTTCTGCCTGCAAACTAGAATATCCTGATCATCAACCCAACCCAAGAAATTATTAGTATGCACGTGCCGTGTGGTAggttagaattttatttttattttttaatgcaaATAAGGAACATAATAACGTTGAGCAGCAGAAACCAATAGGTATCTACTTTCTCTTGTTGTAAATTAGCGACTAGCTAACATGTTGTCTCGTCGAGTTTTTGGCCAAGCTAGCGAGTTGGCAGATATGAATGTCGTTCGCCAGAAGCCAGCAAGTTGCAAGATTTAAAATAGGGGTGCTctaggaaagaaagaaagaaagaaagaaagaaagatatcATGGTACAAGATATAAGTCATGATATCAAGcggaaaaaaaatatgtatatattataaatgaatcatataataatcatTTCAAACAGAGTTTGTTAGAAAACTTGGAAAATGCCTTGAAACGTATATCAGTCAGCTGCTTGGTAAGAAACAATAGAAGGCATCGAATGCAGATAGGCCAAGCGAAACAAAGCTCTCAGATTAAGGTATAACGACCCAAATTGTGGTTCTCGCCACCACCACTTCACTCAtgttatacatataaaatcaaTTGAGATTACCGTGGTGTGGAAGCTTAAACAACGAACGGGCTCTCTAGATCTGGACAAACCCTCCGCAGATATAACCCTGATTGCTCAGTGccaaaaatatactaaatgtGGCACTCTTTTACAATGAATCACTTCACATTTCTTGCAAGTTATATGCTAGACGATTAACATGATGCTAGGATGCTGCTTGAGATTCCTTTACATTGTTCCTGGAAGAACTCGTTTACAATGGAAGGGTAATAGATTTGTCTATCCTTGTAAAGCTTCATGAATATATCTACTGCAATCGTACTCGATTCAgatgaaagaaattataaagaaaataacctagtgGGTTAGCATCTGAttgatgataaaaaaaaaaaaaaactcagtTGGCAGGTCAGATGACTCCATTTACCACATCTCCTACACAGGTATTAATGGCAAACTGCAACTCGTAATGATAGGCAGGAGCACCTCATATTGATGATGGGATGAGTTTAAGAAGTGAACCAAGAATGGCAAAATGTTCTGGATAAATCTCTCACAAGACAAATCAATTAGCAGCAAAGAACTCAAAGCAGAAATGGCACCTTATACatctctgttttttttttgttttttttttttttaacttttcccCACCGCATATGTTTTCTCGAATTCCATTGTATAGGGATGAAAACGAAATAAGGAGTTCAGGGAGCGAAAACAACACAGCAGAGGGAAGAGTCCATAGAAATACGTTCAGGTCGTAACACACCTAACTTCGATGGGGCTTGCAAAACAGCATTCAGAACCTAGAACATCTACCAAATTAGAACATCTACATATCATTGAGGTGGTGAAGCCACCCATacaagattttctttttcttttttgaacaataaaattcattaatgaTCAGCTCTTAACAGAGCCAAAAGCGGATCAGGATGGGTGGCAATCCAGCATCTAGGAAGAGAGCCCTTCAGAGTTGCCTTAGCCGCCCAATCAGCAATCCGATTACAGGATCTTTTTTCATGGATAACTGAAACAAACTAAAACCACTAATCCTGTCCAAAATACAAGTTGGGTATTGTCTTTCATCACCACTGCACCTAGAGGCATGATTAAATGAGCAGGACAAAACTCCATTGCCATCTGGCTATCTTAGCAAGATATAGATAACAACCAGCGATTGCCTGAAATTGTGTATGACATACTTGTGAGGCACATCAAATTCCCCAGTTTTCAAAATCTGAAGCCTACTTTGAACAGTAAAACCTTTCACCTTAGAAGGGAGGAGATTGGAAGACGCGGTGGCAACCGCCAATCTAGTCGGTCAGATTCGACCTAGAgcaaaaatgacaaaaaaggGAGCCAACAACTGACACTGGCAAGCAACCCAACTAAAATGACAAGAAACAGACTTAAAAGGGGGATATAGAAGAACGCAGATGAGGTAAAAGAGAAACTATATGAGACAGGTAAGGGAGAGATCTAAGACAGATCAGGATTAGCAAAAAGAACATGGGGCTACCACCATCAAAGGATGCCGATTGTGGCCAAATCTTGCTTTGAAAGGAAAATTTTCTTGGAGGGAGAGGATAGTAGACCTGAGAATAGATTCAAAAATCCCTTATCCAGCAAAACTTATCAGTATCAAGAGCTTACCCATAGgaaaaaacaaatttataCAAAGACATTTACGTAAAATGCTTCCAATTTTTCTCTCAATCACTAAAAATAGATACAAAATTTCCCCATCATACGAAGCTATGCAATCTTTTCTTCattaaaaatgcaaaagaattttctttatttcagaGAAGATTCATCTCTGAAAATAAGtaaggattaaaaaaaaaacctgaGGAAGGTGTGGGTTCACTTCTCAGCCTCCAATATGCCTCAATTCCCGATGATAAAAGAATGCAAAAGTGGTGACACAAAATATCTAGTGTGAATAGGAGCTCAGACAGATGCTCAAGAACATACCTTTCCCGTTAACTCCACACAAGCATACAATATCCTTCCACCAGCTTTAATGCTCAACTGGGTTTCTTCATGTTAGTACAGCTCTTCTGTTAGCTCAAACAGGTTTCATTTCAAGCATGAACAGAACTGGAAGGGTACATATGAGGCCAATTTCAAGTTTTGCACACTGATACTACATAAGAAAGAGACATCAGCAATCCTCTTCAAGAAAAGGAACCTCAGCAAACTCCTTCAAAAAAGTTTCGCACAAATCCGTCGTTCACATCTCATTATCAATTGCAACCTGCAGCTCTAACTGTTGGACACAAGTGAATCACATTTTCTATCTGGCTCCTGGATTAACTAATGCATAGCATACTTATATCAAATCCAAAATTTCAAACAGcttctttcctccaaaagatccATCAATGATATGCACTAAAACAAGTTCTCTAATAGGGCAACTTATTGGAAAATTACAAACCACCATAGGCAAGATATATGAAAATCACAATATAAGTTCCTAAGTCACTCCACTAACTTATTGACTAtgcaaacaaaacaaaaggtaaAAGATGCATGGAGCAATCAATATCAAGTTGAGACTTAAGTATGCATGTACCACTCAATATCCAAAGCCCTAAATTGAGTTGAGACTAGTGGAAACAACAAGATTTATCTTTCAGATATTTGCTTTAAGTTTATACAGCTATAACTCACTCTCTTACTTGATTTTGGCTTAGCACTATGGCAGATTACTTTTggaggaagaaagaaaggaaaacaaaTAACAGTGATAAGAAAAGGGTGTCTGTTGAATCCAGGAACAAGAAAACTTCATATGTGATGTTCATCGGTAATTTAGATGCATTCCCAGTTCATGAACATATCTAACTTTTGCCAAA
The sequence above is drawn from the Ricinus communis isolate WT05 ecotype wild-type chromosome 7, ASM1957865v1, whole genome shotgun sequence genome and encodes:
- the LOC8275933 gene encoding EPIDERMAL PATTERNING FACTOR-like protein 2, translating into MGCSDCTHHSFLLCQRLGYVTISFMFLLISSSTQVRFKAEGRATPKSASFSQTVNEEKMLMRSQIGSRPPRCEKRCSTCGHCEAIQVPTNPQINHGNRNYSSSTFSNVAYARGDDASNYKPMSWKCKCGDLIFNP